The DNA sequence CGCAGATGGAGGAGCTGTCCACCCTCATCGGAGATCTGGTCGATCTGGCCCGCGAGGATGCCCCCGGTGCCGTGACCGAAGAGGTGGATATGGAGGAGATCATCGATTCTTCGCTGGAGCGGGTGAAGCGCCGCCGCCCCGACGTCACGTTTGAGCTGCACACGATGCCGTGGACGCTCAGCGGCGACCCGTTCGCGCTGGGACGATCCGTGGTCAACCTCATGGACAATGCCGCCAAGTGGTCCCCGCCGGACGGCACGGTGGTCATCACCATGCACCAGGTGGGGGAGAATGTGGAGATTTCTTTCGTCGATTCTGGCCCCGGCATCAAGGCGGAAAACCACGATCGCGTCTTTGAACGCTTCTACCGCGCCCCCGAGGCCCGCGCATTGCCCGGTTCCGGTTTAGGGTTGGCCATTGTCAAGCAGGTCAGCGAGCGTCATGGTGGCAGTATTCGGGTGGAGTCCTCGGATAGCAGTGGGACTGATATGCGGCTGGTGCTTCCTGGCCGGGCGAATAATTGACCTAGGCAGAAGTAGAGTCACCCAGGTAACGTACAGATTGACTCCAGCGCTCCCTCAGTGGACAAGAGAACAATGAGGCACCATGAACGACGAGACCACTCCCACTAATGGGCCAACGGCCCGCTCACCTTATTCTTCGTGGGGCCAGCAACCCGAACCGCCGCAGGACACGCCCGAACCGCCCGAGGCACCCGAACCGCAGCCCAAGCGCACGGTTGGCCTGGGCACCGCGCTAGCGCTCATGCTGGTTGGTTCGGTCGCCGCCGGCAGCATCACAGGGGTGGTTGCCACCAACCTGGCGGACAATGGTTCCACCGAGGTGGTTAATTCGCTGCGGGAGCCCAGCCAGCCCGCTGCCTCCGCGCCCGCCGGTGGCGTGGAGCGGGTGGCCGCCGAGGTCCTGCCGACGGTGGTGTCCATTCAAATCGCCACCCGCACCAGCCAGAGCGAAGGTTCTGGCTCGATCATCTCCTCCGACGGTTATGTCATGACCAATCACCACGTCGTTTCCGGTGGGGAGAATGGTGGACAGATCCAGGTCACGCTTAACGACGGCCGCGTCGTCCCCGCCGACTACGTCGCCTCCGACGCCGCGACCGACATCGCGGTTATCAAGATGCGGGATGTCTCCGGTCTGCCCACCATCCAATTCGGCGATTCCAGCTCGCTCAGTGTGGGGCAGGAAGTGGTGGCCATTGGCTCGCCGCTGGGATTGAGCTCCACCGTGACCTCGGGCATTGTGTCTTCGATGAACCGCCCGGTGCGAGCCTCTGACAGTGGCGGGGAATCCTCACTCATTGATGCCATCCAGACGGATGCCGCTATCAACCCGGGCAATTCCGGTGGGCCGCTCGTGGATATGGATGGCCATCTCATCGGCATGAACTCCGTTATTGCCTCTATGAGCAGTGGTGGGGAGGCCGGTTCCATCGGCCTGGGCTTCGCTATCCCGTCGAATTTTGCCAAGCGGGTGGCGGATCAGCTGATCAGCACCGGCGAGGCAACGCAGCCCTTGCTGGGTGTGCAGGTGGCCGCCCGCACCGATGTTGATGGGGCGCTCATCGCGTCCGTGGAGCCGAATGGTCCGGCCGCTCAAGCTGGGCTGGCTACTGGTGACGTGGTGACCCGCCTCAACGATCGCAGGATCGATAACCCCGATGCGCTCATTGCTGCCGTGCGTTCGCAGGGGTTTGGGGATACGGTCACACTTGAGGTTGTTCAATCAGATACCGGACAGACCCGCACGGTAGAGGTTACGCTGACCTCGGAGTAGATTTAGCTCCACTAGCCCCCACTCACGCCCCACCACTTATGAATTGCAGGATGGATAGACAATGATGATTTCATCCCCGGATGTGTCGCGTTCTTCGACGTTGCTCGATGTTGGGGAGCCGGATGAGGAGTTCCTCTTCGCCTCTGAACAGGAGGAACGGCGGAAAGCGCAGCGCCGGGCCCTCGTGGTCCTGGTCTCCGATCACGCCATCGGTTCGGGGGAGGACACGGATCGGGTCGTCGCCGAGCTGCTCGTTGAGGCAGACTTCGCCGTGGATGCCGTGGTGGCGGTGAAATCCAAGAAGTCGCAGATCCGTCAGGCAATAGAGACCGGCGTGGTCGGGGGCGTGGACCTCGTTCTCACCATTGGTGGTACCGGGGTGGGCCCGCGCGACAAGACCCCGGAAGCCACCCGGGTGTTGCTGGATCAGATGGTGCCGGGCATTGCCCAAGCGCTGCGGTCCTCCGGCCTGGCCTGTGGGGCGGTGGATGCGTGCACCTCGCGCGGCATCGCCGGGGTGTCCGGGTCGACGGTGATTGTTAACCTCGCGGCTTCCCGTTCGGCGGTGCGCGATGGAATGGCGACGCTGACGCCATTAGTGCACCACCTCATTGATCAGCTGCAAAAGTACAGCGTTGAGTAGAAAAAGGCGGCGGGTCCACCGGCCGTCTGACGCCGTGGATTATGACCGCACGGCGGATTCCCCGAGTGCATTTTTGGGCAAAGAAAAACCCGCTGACGAGCAGCGGGAGGTCATCCTCGACCCGGAGGCCGAGGAATCTTTAGTAGATGAGGAGTTTTGGCGCGAGCAGCGCCCTCCGCACTACGAGTGAGATCTTAGGACTTCTGCAGCAGGTCGCGGATCTCGGTGAGCAGCTCGACGTCGGTCGGGGCCGGAGCCTCTTCCTCCTTCTCGATTCCGCGGCGACGCTCCTGCAGCTCCTTCATCTTGTTCATCGGCATGACGATGACGAAGTAGACGACGGCGGCGATCATGAGGAAGTTGATCGCGGCGGTAATGACAGCGCCGAAGTCGAGGAAGGTGGCAGGGTTGCCGGAGATGACGTGGAAGCCGAGGCCGCTCACGTCAGAGCCACCGAGGGCGGCGATGAGCGGGTTGATCAGGTTGTCAGAGAAGGCGGTAACAATGGCGGTGAAAGCGCCGCCGATGACCACGGCAACGGCCAGGTCCACGACGTTACCGCGCATGATGAAGTCCTTGAAGCCTTGCAGCATGGTGAGTTCTCCTTGAATGCTTGAAAATGAGGACACATAAACTTTAGTCCATAGCGCTCAAATGTGCGCGGTCTCCTGTCAACACAACCGCCAGTGGTGTGGACAGGGAAGCCGCCGCGACCGCGCGGGCCGCATCGTGGGGCAACGCAATGAGTAACGTGTTGGGGGTGGCGTCGGTGGTCGCGAGAAGGACCTTGCCACCTGCGGCAACGATGTCTGGGGTGAGCTCATCGCCGCGGTGAGTGACAATGGTGACGGTGTCGCCGTGGCGCAGCAGGGGAACGATCTCGGGTTCCGCGAGACGCACCGGAACTATGTTGGTGATTTCACCCACAGGGCTGCCAGAGAAGGCCACATCGACGAATTTGGCCGTGGTTGCTACCTCTCCGGCCTCGGCGGCAGCAACCACGACTTGGCCCGCGGCTTCGGCCACATCGACCAGTGCCGTGCGGGGGAGTAGATGGGCGGGGACGTTCGCCACCGCGACATCATCAAGCGACAGCGTTGTGCCCGCCTCGACATCACGGATGAAGACCACCGCCGGTGGGTCCCGGTGAGCGACTTCCATGATGGAGACCACGAGGGCGGCCACGAGGAGGGCGGCGGCGAGGGTGCGGCGCAGGAGGAGGCTGCGCCGCCAGCCGGGCGTGAGCAAGACTTCGCGAATGGGCACCATGTCCTATTGGACTGCCCACAGGCGTGCAGGGTTCCCCGCTTGAGCTAACGGAACGTGCGTACCCCCGTGGGCGTGATGGCGAGGTCGACGGGCATGTCATGGTCCTCGGCGGGGACATCATCCCGAATCTCACCGTTATATAGCAGTACTGCCGTGCGCGGCGGGTTGTCGGCATCGCGCAGCGCTGATAGCGCGCGGTCGTAGAATCCGCCGCCCTTGCCCAAACGAATGCCGCGCGGACTCACCGCGAGAGCGGGCACGAAAACGATGCTGCAGAACTTCAATGCGTCCGCGCCCAGGCGCTCGCCCGTCGGCTCGGCGATGCCCAGCGCGCCGGGGGTCAACGCGAGGCGGCCTTCATAGCGGGCCCAATCCAATTGTCCGCCCGGGAGGGAGACCGGCAGGAGGAGCGAGGATGCCTCGCCATGCAGGGCGTCGAGAAGCAGTTTTCCCCCGGGCTCACCGGCGAGGGGAGAATAGGCGGCGACCGCCGTATCGGCGGGGGAGAGGGAGCGCAGCAACGCGGCGGCGTGCGCAATGAGGGCGGAGTTTTCCCGGTGAGTCTCCTCGACAGACATGTCGCGGCGGGCTTGCTGCAGAAGTTCGCGTAAGCGTGCCTTACTCTCCCGGGTGTCCATGGGCACCAGCCTAACCGCGGCGGGGGTCGCTCAACCACCCGATGGCGGAAGGTAGGATGAGCTGTTATGAGCTTGTCATCTCACCAACACCCCCACGGGGTGAAGACGGTCATTGTCCCTGCCGCGGGCATGGGTACCCGCTTTCTGCCGGCAACCAAGACCGTCCCCAAGGAGCTGCTCCCCGTGGTTGATACCCCGGGTATTGAGCTGATCGCGGAGGAGGCTTCCGCGCTCGGGGCCTCGCGGATGGCCATCATTGTGGCCCCCGACAAGCAGGACGTGATGCGTCACTTTGGGGAGTTCCCCGGTCTGGTGGAAACCCTCAGTGAGCGGGGCAAGGACGAGCAGGTGGCCAAGGTGCAGCGCGCTGGCCAGCTGATTTCCCCCGTGGCCGTGGAGCAGGAAAAGCCCCTGGGCTTGGGTCACGCCGTTGGTCTGGCGGAATCTGTGCTCGATGAGGATGAGGACGTCGTGGCGGTCATGCTGCCCGATGATCTCGTCTTGCCCGTCGGTGCTCTCGAGAAGATGGCCGCCGTGCGCGCTGAGCTGGGTGGCACCGTCCTGTGTGCTTTCAACGTCTCTCGCAGCGAGGTCTTTAACTACGGAGTCTTCGACGTGGAGGAGATTCCCGCCGATTGTCCGCTCCCGGCGGGCGAGGTCAAGCGCGTGGTCGGCATGGTGGAAAAGCCCGCCGTCGAAGACGCGCCCTCGACCTTGGTGGCCACTGGCCGCTACCTCCTCGACCGCGCTATTTTTGATGCCCTGCGCCGCACTCCGCCGGGCAAGGGCGGCGAAATCCAGCTCACCGACGCCATCGAGTTGATGATCCAGGAGGGCCACCCCGTCCACATCGTCATCCATGAGGGCAAACGCCACGACCTGGGCAATCCCGCCGGTTACATTCCGGCGTGCGTTGATTTTGGTCTGGGCAACCCGACGTATGGTCCTGCCCTGCGCCGAGCGATCACGCAGATCCTCGCGGAGCATGATGCCGGCGAGGCCCTGACAGCTCAAGACTGACCACGACTGTCCTTGCCAGCCTGACCGATAAGGAGTTCGCCATGCGTTCCGTGGAGCAACAGCTTGCCCTGGTTACCGAAGCCACGGTGTCCCCTGAGCCGGTCCGCATCGCGATTGCCGACGCCTTGGGCCTCATGTGCGCCGAAGAAGTCCAGGCCACCCGCTCCTTACCGGGCTTCCCGCAGGCCGCCATCGATGGCTACGCCGTCCGCGCCGTTGACGTCGGCGGAGAACGGGGTCTTGGGGTGCCCGAGCCCGACCCGGAGGCGCCCGTCGAACCGATCGAGCGTTCCCTCCCCGTCGTCGGCGAGGTCGCCGCAGGCTCCCAACAGCCTCTGCGTCTGCAGCCCAAGCAGGCCGTCCGCGTCCACACTGGCGCACCGTTGCCCACGCTTGCCGACGCCGTCCTACCCCTGGAATGGACCGATCGCGGACGTCGGCGCGTCACTGCCCACCGCGTCGTCCGGTCCGGTGACTTCGTCCGCCGCGCGGGCGATGACATCCAACCGGGTGATGTTGCCGTCACCGCCGGTTCGGTGCTGGGCCCCGCCCAGATCGGCCTGCTGGCCGCCGTCGGCCGCTCCAAGGTCCTGGTGTACCCGCGCCCGCGCCTCTCGGTGATTTCCGTGGGCCGCGAGCTCGTGGACATTGACCGAGACCCCGGCCTGGGCCAAATCTTCGACGTCAACTCCTATTCGCTGGCCGCCGCTGGCAAAGAGGCCGGGGCGGATGTGTTCCGCGTCGGGATCGCCATCGGTGAGCCGCGACGGCTGAAGGAGATCATCGAGGCGCAGATCCTGCGCAGCGAGGTCATCGTCATCACCGGCGCCGTGGGCGGGCAAGGGTCCGAGATGTTCCGCACCGTCATCGAGGAACTCGGGTCCATCGATACCTCCCGCGTGGCCATGCACCCCGGCTCCGTCCAGGGCTTCGGCCTGCTCGGGGAAGAACAGATTCCCGTTTTCCTCCTCCCTTCTAATCCGGTCTCGGCTCTGGTCACCTTTGAGGTGTTCATCCGCCCGCTCATCCGCCTTACCCTGGGCAAGCGTAATGCCCAGCGCCGTGTGGTCCGGGCCCGCGCCGTCAACCACGTCGCCTCGCGGGAGGGGCGCCGCGGGTTCGTCCGCGCCCGCCTCATGCGCGATGCCGATACCCACGACT is a window from the Corynebacterium testudinoris genome containing:
- the glp gene encoding molybdotransferase-like divisome protein Glp translates to MRSVEQQLALVTEATVSPEPVRIAIADALGLMCAEEVQATRSLPGFPQAAIDGYAVRAVDVGGERGLGVPEPDPEAPVEPIERSLPVVGEVAAGSQQPLRLQPKQAVRVHTGAPLPTLADAVLPLEWTDRGRRRVTAHRVVRSGDFVRRAGDDIQPGDVAVTAGSVLGPAQIGLLAAVGRSKVLVYPRPRLSVISVGRELVDIDRDPGLGQIFDVNSYSLAAAGKEAGADVFRVGIAIGEPRRLKEIIEAQILRSEVIVITGAVGGQGSEMFRTVIEELGSIDTSRVAMHPGSVQGFGLLGEEQIPVFLLPSNPVSALVTFEVFIRPLIRLTLGKRNAQRRVVRARAVNHVASREGRRGFVRARLMRDADTHDYLVEGLGGATGAPAHLLAGLAEANAMIRVPEEVTEIRPGDVVDVMFLSQGS
- a CDS encoding SAF domain-containing protein, yielding MVPIREVLLTPGWRRSLLLRRTLAAALLVAALVVSIMEVAHRDPPAVVFIRDVEAGTTLSLDDVAVANVPAHLLPRTALVDVAEAAGQVVVAAAEAGEVATTAKFVDVAFSGSPVGEITNIVPVRLAEPEIVPLLRHGDTVTIVTHRGDELTPDIVAAGGKVLLATTDATPNTLLIALPHDAARAVAAASLSTPLAVVLTGDRAHLSAMD
- a CDS encoding 5-formyltetrahydrofolate cyclo-ligase; the encoded protein is MDTRESKARLRELLQQARRDMSVEETHRENSALIAHAAALLRSLSPADTAVAAYSPLAGEPGGKLLLDALHGEASSLLLPVSLPGGQLDWARYEGRLALTPGALGIAEPTGERLGADALKFCSIVFVPALAVSPRGIRLGKGGGFYDRALSALRDADNPPRTAVLLYNGEIRDDVPAEDHDMPVDLAITPTGVRTFR
- a CDS encoding UTP--glucose-1-phosphate uridylyltransferase — its product is MSLSSHQHPHGVKTVIVPAAGMGTRFLPATKTVPKELLPVVDTPGIELIAEEASALGASRMAIIVAPDKQDVMRHFGEFPGLVETLSERGKDEQVAKVQRAGQLISPVAVEQEKPLGLGHAVGLAESVLDEDEDVVAVMLPDDLVLPVGALEKMAAVRAELGGTVLCAFNVSRSEVFNYGVFDVEEIPADCPLPAGEVKRVVGMVEKPAVEDAPSTLVATGRYLLDRAIFDALRRTPPGKGGEIQLTDAIELMIQEGHPVHIVIHEGKRHDLGNPAGYIPACVDFGLGNPTYGPALRRAITQILAEHDAGEALTAQD
- a CDS encoding S1C family serine protease: MNDETTPTNGPTARSPYSSWGQQPEPPQDTPEPPEAPEPQPKRTVGLGTALALMLVGSVAAGSITGVVATNLADNGSTEVVNSLREPSQPAASAPAGGVERVAAEVLPTVVSIQIATRTSQSEGSGSIISSDGYVMTNHHVVSGGENGGQIQVTLNDGRVVPADYVASDAATDIAVIKMRDVSGLPTIQFGDSSSLSVGQEVVAIGSPLGLSSTVTSGIVSSMNRPVRASDSGGESSLIDAIQTDAAINPGNSGGPLVDMDGHLIGMNSVIASMSSGGEAGSIGLGFAIPSNFAKRVADQLISTGEATQPLLGVQVAARTDVDGALIASVEPNGPAAQAGLATGDVVTRLNDRRIDNPDALIAAVRSQGFGDTVTLEVVQSDTGQTRTVEVTLTSE
- a CDS encoding MogA/MoaB family molybdenum cofactor biosynthesis protein — encoded protein: MMISSPDVSRSSTLLDVGEPDEEFLFASEQEERRKAQRRALVVLVSDHAIGSGEDTDRVVAELLVEADFAVDAVVAVKSKKSQIRQAIETGVVGGVDLVLTIGGTGVGPRDKTPEATRVLLDQMVPGIAQALRSSGLACGAVDACTSRGIAGVSGSTVIVNLAASRSAVRDGMATLTPLVHHLIDQLQKYSVE
- the mscL gene encoding large-conductance mechanosensitive channel protein MscL, yielding MLQGFKDFIMRGNVVDLAVAVVIGGAFTAIVTAFSDNLINPLIAALGGSDVSGLGFHVISGNPATFLDFGAVITAAINFLMIAAVVYFVIVMPMNKMKELQERRRGIEKEEEAPAPTDVELLTEIRDLLQKS